A window of Anomalospiza imberbis isolate Cuckoo-Finch-1a 21T00152 chromosome 4, ASM3175350v1, whole genome shotgun sequence contains these coding sequences:
- the LOC137473245 gene encoding interleukin-12 subunit beta-like: protein MLVLVGLVLFLVPAEPLTAFPPKFQVGKINQDVVVRCDTSEQHIYWTLNGEEEPMAELVPEGQKLTVVGLDLPATGNYSCWAGRGHLLDTTYVVVSSTREEEINVSCQAESYNGSFHCSWPGPPSAIFRARLIRSDGSVGPWVPVASDQGQFNTSLADPLFCPFGEELHPLQLHLEGLSDTSYLNLSRHFFLRDIVRPDPPQELTLQQQGEQLHLAWAPPASWPLPKSYFALLYHLQYELHNGTQVEQFVEGAEETPVPAGAGRVRISCRDPYTPPAWSPWSAWIGLDAPQ, encoded by the exons atGCTGGTGCTGGTGGGACTGGTGCTGTTCCTTGTGCCTGCAGAACCCCTGACTGCCTTCCCCCCAAAGT TCCAGGTGGGGAAGATCAACCAGGACGTGGTGGTGAGATGTGACACTTCAGAGCAGCACATCTACTGGACACTGAACGGGGAGGAGGAGCCCATGGCCGAACTGGTGCCCGAGGGCCAGAAGCTCACCGTTGTCGGCTTGGACCTGCCAGCCACTGGCAACTacagctgctgggctggccGTGGTCACCTGCTGGACACCACCTACGTGGTGGTCAGCAGCACCC GCGAGGAGGAGATCAACGTGTCCTGCCAGGCTGAGTCCTACAACGGCTCCTTCCACTGCTCCTGGCCCGGGCCCCCCTCTGCCATCTTCCGTGCCCGCCTCATACGCAG cgATGGCTCCGTGGGGCCGTGGGTACCGGTGGCCAGTGACCAGGGCCAGTTCAACACCAGTCTGGCAGACCCCTTGTTCTGCCCCTTCGGAGAGGAGCTGCACCCGCTCCAGCTGCACCTGGAGGGGCTCTCGGACACCTCCTACCTCAACCTCTCCAGGCACTTCTTCCTCCGCGACATTG TGCGTCCTGATCCGCCCCAGGAGCtgaccctgcagcagcagggggaGCAGCTCCACCTGGCCTGGGCCCCCCCGGCCTCCTGGCCGCTCCCCAAGTCCTACTTTGCACTGCTCTACCACCTACAGTACGAGCTCCACAACGGCACCCAG GTTGAGCAGTTCGTGGAGGGTGCGGAGGAGACGCCGGTgccggcgggagcggggcgggtGCGAATCAGCTGCCGGGACCCCTACACCCCCCCGGCCTGGAGCCCCTGGAGCGCCTGGATTGGCCTCGATGCACCCCAATAA
- the LOC137473251 gene encoding alpha-internexin-like produces the protein MLQPLTPLLGDRLLRAPPLRCYREESDTRYRRDWLRFRDAEGWNRITTGMSAAEGRPRCRWGGGGGGEAVLRARAEAAGYRRLLRARAAEVEALRGAVGALHRQLEGLRDRRSGELAKYQERVAELEREIGAAEAEMARCLREYPALLRLRMALEAEIAAYREMLESEELRLGGLAPP, from the exons ATgctgcagcccctcaccccACTTTTGGGGGACAGGCTTCTGCGGGCTCCCCCTCTCCGTTGCTACCGGGAGGAGTCGGACACCCGGTACCGGCGGGATTGGCTGCGGTTCCGTGACGCGGAGGGGTGGAACCGCATTACCACCGGGATGAGCGCGGCCGAGGgccggccccggtgccggtggggcggcggcggcggcggcgaggcGGTGCTCCGTGCCCGTGCCGAGGCCGCCGGTTACCGGAGGCTGCTGCGAGCCCGAGCCGCCGAGGTGGAGGCGTTGCGGGGGGCGGTGGGCGCGTTACACCGGCAGCTGGAGGGGCTGCGGGACCGGCGGAGCGGGGAGCTGGCCAAGTACCAG GAGCGGGTGGCGGAGCTGGAGCGGGAGATCGGGGCGGCGGAGGCGGAGATGGCCCGGTGCCTGCGGGAGTACCCGGCACTGCTGCGGCTGCGGATGGCGCTGGAGGCGGAGATCGCCGCGTACCG GGAGATGCTGGAGAGCGAGGAGCTCCGCCTGGGCGGCTTGGCCCCGCCGTGA
- the TLX2 gene encoding T-cell leukemia homeobox protein 2 — translation MEREGGGPGPPAPHEPISFGIDQILGGPEPTGPHRAAAEPDYGLYGSGYGPTGPLGSYNLNMSMNVSVNVTPAPAAPPAGVIRVPAHRPAPAPPPAAPAAPPPGPALPGLTFPWMETTRRIAKDRLSAALSPFAVTRRIGHPYQNRTPPKRKKPRTSFSRVQICELEKRFHRQKYLASAERATLAKALKMTDAQVKTWFQNRRTKWRRQTAEEREAERQQANRLMLHLQQEAFQKSLAQPLPQDPLCMHNSSLYALQNLQPWAEDNKVTSVSGVASVV, via the exons ATGGAGCGGGAGGGCGGCGGCCCGGGGCCCCCCGCGCCCCACGAGCCCATCAGCTTCGGCATCGACCAGATCCTGGGCGGCCCCGAGCCCACGGGGCCGCACCGGGCGGCGGCAGAGCCCGACTACGGGCTCTACGGCAGCGGCTACGGCCCCACCGGTCCGCTCGGCTCCTACAACCTCAACATGAGCATGAACGTGAGCGTGAACGTGacccccgcgcccgccgcgccgcccgccggAGTCATCCGCGTCCCGGCGCACCggcccgcgcccgccccgccgcccgccgcgcccgccgcgccgccgccggggcccgcgcTGCCGGGGCTCACCTTCCCCTGGATGGAGACCACGCGCCGCATCGCCAAAGACCGGCTCTCAG ccGCGCTGTCGCCCTTCGCGGTGACACGGCGCATCGGGCACCCGTACCAGAACCGGACACCGCCCAAGCGCAAGAAGCCGCGGACGTCCTTCTCCCGGGTGCAGATCTGCGAGCTGGAGAAGCGCTTCCACCGGCAGAAGTACCTGGCCTCGGCCGAGCGTGCCACCCTGGCCAAGGCCCTCAAGATGACGGACGCCCAGGTCAAGACCTGGTTCCAGAACCGCCGCACCAAGTGGAG GCGTCAGACGGCGGAGGAGCGCGAGGCGGAGCGGCAGCAGGCCAACCGGCTGAtgctgcacctgcagcaggaggctTTCCAGAAGAGCCTGGCGCAGCCGCTGCCGCAGGACCCGCTCTGCATGCACAACTCCTCGCTCTACGCCCTGCAGaacctccagccctgggccGAGGACAACAAGGTGACGTCGGTCTCGGGGGTGGCCTCTGTGGTGTGA
- the PCGF1 gene encoding polycomb group RING finger protein 1 isoform X2 yields the protein MASPPQGGPMAIAMRLRNQLQAVYKMDPLRNEEEVKVKMKELNEHIVCFLCAGYFIDATTITECLHTFCKSCIVKYLQTSKYCPMCNTKIHETQPLLNLKLDRVMQDIVYKLVPGLQHSEEKRIREFYQSRGLDRVTQPSGDDTVGGDPMGLPYSTFDHSRAHYFRYDEHVSLCLEKLSSSKDKSKAMLQKYVRCSVRAQIRHLRRVLCHRLGLSLQHVQILFDNEPLPDHMTMKQLWLSRWFGKPAPLLLHYSIKDKRR from the exons ATGGCGTCGCCTCCTCAGGGGGGCCCGATGGCCATCGCCATGCGGCTGCGGAACCAGCTCCAGGCCGTCTACAAGATGGACCCGCTGCGGAACGAG GAGGAGGTGAAGGTGAAGATGAAGGAGCTGAACGAGCACATCGTGTGTTTCCTGTGCGCCGGGTACTTCATCGACGCCACCACCATCACCGAGTGCCTGCACACCT tctGCAAGAGCTGCATCGTGAAGTACCTGCAGACCAGCAAGTACTGCCCCATGTGCAACACCAAGATCCACGAGACGCAGCCGCTGCTCAACCTCAAACTGGACAGGGTCATGCAGGACATCGTCTACAAGCTGGTGCCCGGCCTGCAGCACA GTGAGGAGAAGCGGATCCGGGAGTTCTACCAGTCCCGTGGCCTCGACCGGGTGACGCAGCCCAGCGGTGACG ACACGGTGGGGGGTGACCCCATGGGGCTCCCCTACAGCACCTTTGACCACTCGCGCGCGCACTATTTCCGCTACGACGAGCACGTCTCGCTCTGCCTGGAGAAACTGAG CTCCAGCAAGGACAAGAGCAAGGCCATGCTGCAG AAATACGTGAGGTGCTCGGTGCGGGCACAGATCCGACACCTGCGGAGGGTCCTGTGCCACcggctggggctgtccctgcagcac GTGCAGATCCTGTTTGACAACGAGCCCCTCCCTGACCACATGACAATGAAGCAGCTTTGGCTCTCACGCTGGTTTGGCAAG CCTGCACCCCTCCTGCTGCACTACAGCATCAAGGACAAGAGGAGGTAG
- the PCGF1 gene encoding polycomb group RING finger protein 1 isoform X1 has protein sequence MASPPQGGPMAIAMRLRNQLQAVYKMDPLRNEEEVKVKMKELNEHIVCFLCAGYFIDATTITECLHTFCKSCIVKYLQTSKYCPMCNTKIHETQPLLNLKLDRVMQDIVYKLVPGLQHSEEKRIREFYQSRGLDRVTQPSGDDTVGGDPMGLPYSTFDHSRAHYFRYDEHVSLCLEKLSSSKDKSKAMLQQKYVRCSVRAQIRHLRRVLCHRLGLSLQHVQILFDNEPLPDHMTMKQLWLSRWFGKPAPLLLHYSIKDKRR, from the exons ATGGCGTCGCCTCCTCAGGGGGGCCCGATGGCCATCGCCATGCGGCTGCGGAACCAGCTCCAGGCCGTCTACAAGATGGACCCGCTGCGGAACGAG GAGGAGGTGAAGGTGAAGATGAAGGAGCTGAACGAGCACATCGTGTGTTTCCTGTGCGCCGGGTACTTCATCGACGCCACCACCATCACCGAGTGCCTGCACACCT tctGCAAGAGCTGCATCGTGAAGTACCTGCAGACCAGCAAGTACTGCCCCATGTGCAACACCAAGATCCACGAGACGCAGCCGCTGCTCAACCTCAAACTGGACAGGGTCATGCAGGACATCGTCTACAAGCTGGTGCCCGGCCTGCAGCACA GTGAGGAGAAGCGGATCCGGGAGTTCTACCAGTCCCGTGGCCTCGACCGGGTGACGCAGCCCAGCGGTGACG ACACGGTGGGGGGTGACCCCATGGGGCTCCCCTACAGCACCTTTGACCACTCGCGCGCGCACTATTTCCGCTACGACGAGCACGTCTCGCTCTGCCTGGAGAAACTGAG CTCCAGCAAGGACAAGAGCAAGGCCATGCTGCAG CAGAAATACGTGAGGTGCTCGGTGCGGGCACAGATCCGACACCTGCGGAGGGTCCTGTGCCACcggctggggctgtccctgcagcac GTGCAGATCCTGTTTGACAACGAGCCCCTCCCTGACCACATGACAATGAAGCAGCTTTGGCTCTCACGCTGGTTTGGCAAG CCTGCACCCCTCCTGCTGCACTACAGCATCAAGGACAAGAGGAGGTAG
- the PCGF1 gene encoding polycomb group RING finger protein 1 isoform X3, with amino-acid sequence MAIAMRLRNQLQAVYKMDPLRNEEEVKVKMKELNEHIVCFLCAGYFIDATTITECLHTFCKSCIVKYLQTSKYCPMCNTKIHETQPLLNLKLDRVMQDIVYKLVPGLQHSEEKRIREFYQSRGLDRVTQPSGDDTVGGDPMGLPYSTFDHSRAHYFRYDEHVSLCLEKLSSSKDKSKAMLQQKYVRCSVRAQIRHLRRVLCHRLGLSLQHVQILFDNEPLPDHMTMKQLWLSRWFGKPAPLLLHYSIKDKRR; translated from the exons ATGGCCATCGCCATGCGGCTGCGGAACCAGCTCCAGGCCGTCTACAAGATGGACCCGCTGCGGAACGAG GAGGAGGTGAAGGTGAAGATGAAGGAGCTGAACGAGCACATCGTGTGTTTCCTGTGCGCCGGGTACTTCATCGACGCCACCACCATCACCGAGTGCCTGCACACCT tctGCAAGAGCTGCATCGTGAAGTACCTGCAGACCAGCAAGTACTGCCCCATGTGCAACACCAAGATCCACGAGACGCAGCCGCTGCTCAACCTCAAACTGGACAGGGTCATGCAGGACATCGTCTACAAGCTGGTGCCCGGCCTGCAGCACA GTGAGGAGAAGCGGATCCGGGAGTTCTACCAGTCCCGTGGCCTCGACCGGGTGACGCAGCCCAGCGGTGACG ACACGGTGGGGGGTGACCCCATGGGGCTCCCCTACAGCACCTTTGACCACTCGCGCGCGCACTATTTCCGCTACGACGAGCACGTCTCGCTCTGCCTGGAGAAACTGAG CTCCAGCAAGGACAAGAGCAAGGCCATGCTGCAG CAGAAATACGTGAGGTGCTCGGTGCGGGCACAGATCCGACACCTGCGGAGGGTCCTGTGCCACcggctggggctgtccctgcagcac GTGCAGATCCTGTTTGACAACGAGCCCCTCCCTGACCACATGACAATGAAGCAGCTTTGGCTCTCACGCTGGTTTGGCAAG CCTGCACCCCTCCTGCTGCACTACAGCATCAAGGACAAGAGGAGGTAG